ATCACCGGCTCAGCCCGCAGCCCCTCGACCGAGGAGTTCAAGGCCCGCATCGCCCGGCTCTCAGAGATGCCGACCCACGCGACGCCGGCCGCGAATGCGCGCAAGAACAGGCCCGCGAAACAGTCATTCAGCCAGCAGCCGCTCCGGCGCGAACCGGACGGCGCGACGGAGGAGAACGCGACGGACGAAGCCGAGAAGGACGACGTCGAGAAGGACGGGGGCGAGACGGAATAGGCCCGGTCCCGCCCCGCGCCGCCGCCACGATGTGTTAGATCCTGCTCGCCGGCGCGATCGCCGGCGTCCTGCGGCAGGAGAGGCCCGATGAGCTTCGTGACCACCGGCGACGGCGTGGAGATCTACTACAAGGATTGGGGTCCGCGGGACGCGCAGGCGATCGTGTTCCATCACGGCTGGCCGCTGTCGTCCGACGACTGGGACGCCCAGATGCTGTTCTTCGTGGCGGCCGGCTACCGGGTCGTGGCCCACGACCGGCGCGGCCACGGCCGCTCGTCGCAAGTCGCGGACGGCCACGACATGGACACCTACGCGGCGGACGCGGCGGCCGTGGTGCACCGGCTCGGCCTGACGAACGCGATCCATGTCGGGCACTCGACCGGCGGCGGCGAGGTGGCCCGCTACGTCGCGCGCCACGGCGAGCCGCAGGGCCGGGTCGCCAAGGCGGTCCTCGTCAGCGCCGTGCCGCCCCTGATGCTCAAGACCGGGGCCAATCCCGGCGGGTTGCCGATCGCGGTCTTCGACGGCTTTCGCGAGGCGCTCGCCGCCAACCGGGCGCAGTTCTTCCTCGACGTCCCGACCGGGCCGTTCTACGGCTTCAACCGGCCGGGCGCGCAGGTCTCCGAGGGCGTGATCCGCAACTGGTGGCGCCAGGGCATGATGGGCGGCGCCAAGGCGCATTACGACGGCATCAAGGCCTTCTCCGAGACCGACCAGACCGAGGACCTGCGGGCGATCTCGGTGCCGACCCTGGTGCTCCACGGCGAGGACGACCAGATCGTCCCGATCGATGCCAGCGGTCGGATGTCGGCCAAGCTCCTGCGCAACGGCACCCTCAAGACCTATCCGGGCTACAGCCACGGCATGCTCACGGTGAACGCCGAGGTGCTGAACGCCGACCTCCTCGCCTTCGTGAAGGCGTGAGTCCCGCGAGCGGAAGGGGCAATCCCATGCAGGATACCGTCGCTGCCCCGGTGGCGGGCGAGCCCGACTACGACCGCCTGCTGCGGGCGAACCTCGCCGACGTCTTCAGCGAGCGCGATGCCGTCAAGCGGGCCGTCGCGCTCGACGCGCTGTTCGTCGCCGAGCCGGTGCTGGTCGAGCCGACCGGCATCGTCCGGGGTCGGGCGGCCATCTCCGAGGTGGCGGGCCGGCTCCTGGAGCAGTTCGGGCCGACCTTCCGGTTCGTCCCGGAGGGCACCGCCGTCGGTCATCACGGCCTCGGCCTCCTGCGCTGGACGGCGGGCCCGGAGGGCGGCCCCGTCGCGGTGACCGGCACGGACGCGGCCGAGGTCGTCGAGGGGCGCATCGCGCGGCTCTGGGTGCTGCTGGACCCGCCGCGGTCGTAGTCTTTCGGAAAGGAAAACCTTCGCGTCATCCCGGACCCGCCCGGCGGAACTCGGGATGACGCGGGGGATGGCCGGGCCGCCGAGACGACCGACCGCTCTCGCCTAACCCTTCCAGTTCTTCAACGCCGCGAACGGGCTGTCGGCCGCGGCGCTCTTTTGCGGGTTCAGCACCGGCTCGACCTGGGCGACGGCGTCGGCGAGCGAGAAGGCGGTGCCGGTCGGGAGCTTGCCGCCGGCGGCGTCCTGGTGGCCGCCGCCGCGGAACAGCCGGGCGCCGTCGAGGGCTGTGCCGTCGATCGAGCGGAACGACAGGGTGCCGGTGCGCTGCACGTTGACGAGGCGCTTGGCCCGTCCGCTCGCCATCACCAGGTCCGAGACCCGCTGGAAGGTGCCGGCATCGAGGGCGAAGGACAGGAGCGTGCCGTCGGGCAGCGCGTGGAACAGCGCGTCCGAGCGGGCGAGCGCCCGGGCCATCCGCTGGCGCGTGGTGAGGGCCGGGTCGTCGTCGGGCGCCTCGCGCATCAGGTCGTCGACGATGGCGCCGCGGATCGCCGGGACGGCGCGCTCCAGCTCCGCCGGGGTGGCGCCGGCGCGCAACGTGGCGGTCGCCTGGCGCAGCAGGCGGGCGACGAACGGATCGTGGCTCGGATGCCCGACCGGCACCAGGGTGCCGACGTTGTCCCAGAAGATCTCGTCGAGGGCGAAGCCGCCGGGGAAGTGGGGATCGTCCTTGCGCCAGAGGTCGAGGGCGTCGACGCAGGCGACGAGCCGCGCCAGATCCTCGACCTGGGCGGGGTCGGGCTCGCGGGTCGCGAACAGGGCGCGGTGGGCCTCGACCATCTTCGTCGCGCTCGAGCCTTCGTCGACCAGCACGGTGACCGACGGATCGCCGAGGTCGAACCGCGACAGGCGCGGGTTCTCCGCGTCGGCCTTCGGCTCCAGCCCCTGGCGGCGCATCTGGTCGATCGAGGAGGTGTGGTGGTCGAGGACGATCAGCCGGTGCGGCGCGTCCGCGTCGCGCTTGCGGTTCATCGCCGCGAAGCGGCGCAGGAAGGCGATCGTCGGCTCCTCGATGCCGAGATCGGTGATCAGCACCATCTCGGCCGCCTTGGTCTTCGCCAGACGCTTCAATTCGTCGTCGACCACGGGACCGACGTCGCCGTAGCGCGGCACGTGCACGATCCGGGCGGGCTCGGCATAGGCCGAGACGAGGGTCGCGGCGCCGTAGCCGTCGAGGTCGTGGTGGGTGATCTGGGTCAGGCGCACGGGATAAGGGTCCAGGGTCGGTTCGGATCGGCGGTGAATCCTGCGAGCATAGCGGCTTCCGGGCGGCACCGGCAGGCCCGGCGCCCAGGAAAAGGCCGGCGCCTCGCCGAAGTATCAGGAAGAAGCCGGCGCCTCGCCGAAAAATCAGGAAGAAGCCGGCGCCTCGCCGAAGAGTCAGGAAGAAGCCGGCGCCTCGCCGAAGAGTCAGGAAGAAGCCGGCGCCTCGCCGAAGAGTCAGGAAGAAGCCGGCGCCTCGCCGAAGAGTCAGGAAGAAGCCGGCGCCTCGCCGAAGAGTCAGGAAGAAGCCGGCGCCTCGCCGAAGAGTCAGGAAGAAGCCGGCGCCTCGCCGGCCAGGCGCCGCAGCAGGTCGCGCAGCCAGCGGTGGGCCGGGTCGTCGTCGTAGGAGGCGTGCCAGAGCATCGTCACCGCCACGTCGTCGAGGGCCACCGGGGCGGGGCTCACCGTCAGTCCGAGGGTCTCGGCGAAGAGGTGGGCGAGGCGGGCATGCATGGTGGTGAGCACCGGCGCGCTGCGCACCAGGAACGGCACCGCCAGGAAGCGCGGCGAGGTGACCGCGAGGGTGCGGCGGCGGCCGAGCTTGGCCAGCGCGTCGTCGACCACCCCGTGGGCGGTCTCGCGCAGGCTCGTCAGCACGTGGGGAAAGCGCAGGTAATCGTCGAGCGAGATCGGCGGCGCGAGGCCCAGCAGGGCGGCGTTGAACAGGCAGACGTAGCTGTCGCGGTAGAGCAGGCGCTGCTTGTGGTGCGTCTGGCCGCGGAACGACAGGCCGATGGCGAGGTCGACCTGGTCGGCGTCGATCTCCTGCAGGATGTGGTCGCGGTCGACCGAGCGCAGCAGCAGGCTGATCCCCGGCGCCTCCCGGCGGAGATAGGCCAGCAGCCGGGGCCCGAGCAGCACCTCGGTGCTGTCGGGCAGGCTGATCGTGAAGGTCCGCACCACCGTGCGGGGATCGAAGGTCTCGTCGCGGCGCACCAGCACCTGGACCTGCCGCAGGAGCGCCCGCACCGGCTCGGCGAGCGCCAGGGCGCGGGGCGTCGGCCGCATCCCCTCGGGACTGCGGGTCATGAGCTCGTCGCCGAACAGCACCCGCAGCCGCGCGAGCGCGGAGCTCATCGCCGACTGGCCGATGCCGATGCGGGATGCCGCCCGGGTCACGCTGCGCTCGGCGAGCAGCGCGTCGAGGGCCACCAGGAGGTTGAGGTCGACCCGGGCGAGATCGATATGATCAATAGTCATTATCGATGCGATCTGTTTGATCCATGCTGCACCGCAGCGCATATCACGTCCATGGATGCGGGGCGGTCGGGCCCCGCCACGGACGGGACGACGATGATGACGACCTTTCGCACGCTACTCCTGCACACGACCCTCTTGGCGGCCGCCGCGACGGCCGCCGCCACCGCCAGCGCCGGCGAGCTTCGCCCGTCCGGGGCGGCGAGCCTCGATCTCGGAACGCTCGCCGGCGTGGCCTACTACGCGCCCGAGCCCGCCGGCTACCGCGTGGTCGTGACCCTCGCCCCCCGGGCCGCCGCGCCCGCCTCCCGGTTCGAGGCGGTGCTGGCACCCGGCCAGAGCGTCGCGGTCTCGACCCCGCGCGAGGCCGGGGCCGCGCCCCGGGCGATCACGATCACCCGCACCGGCGACACGGTCACGGTGACGCCGGTCCGGGTGCGGGAGACCGTCGAGGCGACCGCCTCGATCGTCGAATGAGGCCGGGCGGCCGCCTCGATCGATGGGTGAGGCCGGGCGGCCGTCAGGCCGCGCTCGAGGCGGCCGCCTCGATCGATGGATGAGGCTGGGCGGCCGTCAGGCCGCCCGGGACAGGTCGCCGTCGAGCCCGGCGATCGCGCGTTCGAGCGCCGCGAAGCAATCCGGGTCGAAGGCGGTGCCGACATCGCCGCGCATGATGCCGAGCGCCTTGGCGACCGGCATCGCCGTGCGGTAGGGCCGGTCGGCGGTGAGCGCGTCGAACACGTCCGCGACCGAGACGATCCGGGTCTCGGGCGCGATGGCGTCGGCCGAGAGGCCGCGGGGATAGCCCTTGCCGTCGAGGCGCTCGTGATGGGCGCCGCCGATGCGGGCGATGGCGTGGAAGGCGGCGACGCGGGCGAGGATCGTCTCCGACAGGAGGGCGTGGTTGCGCATGTCGCGCCACTCGGCGTCGTCGAGCTTGGCCGGCTTGTCGAGGATCGCGTTCGAGACCCCGAGCTTGCCGACGTCGTGCAAGAGCGCCGCCCGGCGCAGCCAGCGCCGGCGCGCGGGCGCGTAGCCGAGTTCCGCCGCGATCAGGTCGGCATAGACCGCGACCCGCTCGGAATGGCCCGACGTGAACGGGCTCTTGGCGTCGATCACCTGGGCGAAGGCGGTGGCGATGTCGTCGAGGTAGTCCTCGTCGACGACGAGGCCGGCGCGGACCGGCTCCAGGCCCGCGACCGCGTCGGTCACCGCCTCGGAGGCCAGGGTTTCCCAGAAGCCGGGGCGCGCGGCCGCGCGCTCGAGGGCCGCCACCGCGTCGGGATCGAACCAGCTCCCGGCCCGGGCCCGGGCCTCGGCGAGCGCCGCCGCCGGGCCGGCGCTGGTGTGGAACACGTCCACCACCTGGGCGAGCAGCGCGATGCGGGCGTAGAGGGGGATGTCGGCTCCGGCGCGGCGGTCGGGCCGGCCCTTGCCGTTCCAGTGCTCGTCGAGGGCGTGGATCGCCCGGCAGACGCTGGGCGGGAAGCGTAAGCGCGCGGCGATCTCGGCCCCGCGCTGGCAGCGGGTCTGGATCAGGTCGTCGACGATCTCGCCGCCGTTCTGCAGGATGTTGAGGACCGCCCTGAAGCGCTCGGCGAGGCCCGCCTTGAGCCCGGTATGCGCGAAGACGAAGCCCAGCACCTGGGGCAGGCTGTCGCTCACCGTCTTGAAGTCGCGCTTGAAGCCGATGTCGTCGGACAGGTACAGCTCGCAGATCCGCGCCGCGTTGCTGGAGCAGCCGAGGTCCTTCAGCATCACCGTGTAGTAGAGTTCCCACAACCGGTCGGGATCGAGGCCTAGCTCGCGGCCGACATGCACCCCGATCCAGGTCGCGCGGACGCAATGGCCCGGGGGCTGGCCCTCGGTGAGGTCGAGGGCGTGGCTGAGCGCCCCCAGCAGCTCGGACAGCGGGATGCCCCCCGCCGGCGCCGCCCCGACGGCGTGCACGCTCGGCCTCATCGTGAGCCCCCTCCCCTCTTCATCCGGGCAGGATGGCGCGATGGCACTAACATTTGCTGAGCGCGCGAGGGATTGGCGCGCCAGCGCATCACGCAATCGAGGGCCGATCCCTCGCGGGTCCGGCTCAGGCGCCGCGCCCGGCGGCGACCTCGTCGATCAGGCGCAGGTGCGCCGGCAGGCAGACCCGTTTGAGGTCGTAGGCGAGCGCGCTCCGCCGCGCCGCCTCCCGCAACGGGGCGACGGCCCCCGGATCGGCCAGAACCGAGACCACCGCCTCGGCGATCGCGGCGGCCGAGAAGAAATCGACCAGGAGCCCGTTCTCGCGGTGGCGGATCACCTCCTCCACCGGCGGGGTCGCCGAGCCGACGATGCAGGCGCCGAGCGCCATCGCCTCCAGCATCGACCAGGACAGGACGAACGGGTAGGTCAGGTAGACGTGGACCGCCGAGACCCGCATGAGGTCGACGTAGTCGCCGTAGGGAATCTTGCCGACGAAGTGGACGCGCGACAGGTCGAGATCCGCCTTGACCTCGTCGAGGAAGATGTCGCGCCAAGTTTTGGCAGGGCAAGTTTCGGCAGCGGATGTCCGGCCGGCGGGGGCCTGGCGCCGTAGCTGGTGTCGCTGCCGCCGACGATCACCGCCCGGGCCCGCGGCCGCCGGCGCAGGATCTCGGGCAGCGCCCGCATGAAGCTGTGATAGCCGCGATAGGGCTCGAGGTTGCGGTTGACGAAGGTGACGACCTCGTCGCCGACGCCGAGCGACAGGCGGTCGCGGCCGAGCGCGATGCGCGCGCCGCGGTCGGGCCGCAGCCGGTCGGTGTCGATGCCGTCGTGGATGACCTCGAGCCGGTCGCGGAAGATCGCCGGGATCCGGCTCGCCTGCCAGGCGGTCGGGCTGACGAGCCGGTCGGAGGCCTCGAAGGCCACGAGCTGCCCGGCGTTGCGGGCGCGGGTGCGCAAGGCGTCGTCCTCAGGCACCGGAAATTCCGGGTCGAAGCCGGAATCGGCGCCGGACGCGCTGTAGAAGAACTCCGCGAAGGTCAGGAGCCGGGCCTGCGGCCAGACGTCCTTGAGGAAGAGGGTCTCGCCCCAGCCCGAATGGCCGCAGATCACGTCCGGGGTAAAGCCCTCCGCCTTGAGCATCGAGGCCGCCCGCGCCGCCGCCTCGCCCCGCAGGGTCGCGGTCTCGAAGCTCGCCGCGAGGGGGTGGATCCCGGGGGTGGAGCGGCCGGACACCGCGTAGCGCAGGTGGCGCACCCCCGGCAGGGCGGGCGCGGCATTGATGCCGAGCGCCACCACCTCGGTGCCGGGCCGGGCCGCGAGGGCCGGGGCGACGTGGCGGTATTGCCCGGGGAAGTTCTGGTGGACGAAGAGGACGCGCATCGGGAATCGGACCGAACCTCGGGGGCGGGCTTTCGCGCGAGGCACCCTCACGCGAAAGCGGGCCCGATGTCCACCGCCCGCCGCGGCGACCCCGGGCCGAGCCTCGATGCACCTCCCTCAAGGCGCCTCTCGCCCGCACGTCGCCGCCTCGGCCTCCGGCGAGGAGCGCGCGCGGGGGAGACCGTCGGGTGGATCGCCCAAGGCGCGCCGATCGTCGTTCCGGGGCCCGACCGCCCGGCGAGGGCAAGCTGGTCCGAGGATGTCGGCACGCCCCGGGAAGGCGCCGCGGCCTTCCCGGCGACGCCGGAGATCGGCCAGAATCCCGCGGCCGGGCGCCGGATGCCGTGGCCGGCCGCCCGATCTGTCCTTGCGTCACTTCGTTAATCTTTTCCAAGCATCATTCATCCAAGCCCACGCTATCAAATTTCCATCGCAACTTCGAAGACTTCGCCCTCAATTTTTCGGCGAAGACACTCAGCGTCTGCATCGCACAATATATTCCAAAAAGGATGCACCGAGGATGAAATCCTTGCCTCTCAAATCCAAGCTGATCGCCATTCTGGCGACCTTCTCGTGCATCACGCTCGGGATGTTCGGGCTAGATCTTCTGCGGTCTCGACAGGCCTGGACGGTATCGGAGGACATCGCACGCCTGGCGAAGATCGACGAAATTCTTCTCAACACCATGAACTCGCTGCGCTACGAGCTGAGCTACGCAGCCGGAATCCTGAGGTTCGACGGGCAGGCGGCCGCCACGACCGCCGCCCAGCTGGCGACGCGGCGCGACGAGGTCGATCAAGGGATCGATGGGGTTCTCGGGGGCCTCCGCCGGCTCGGCCCGGAACGGGCCGGCCTCGGCGAGGCGACGACGGCGGCCCACGGCAGGCTGCGCGAGTTGCGCGGCGAGGTCGATCGCCAGGCGATGCGTCCCCGTGCCGAGCGTGATCCCAAGCTGACCGCGGACCTCTCCACCCACATCCCGGCGATGCTGGCCACGATGGACGCCCTCGCGAGTGCCCTCGAGCGGCCGATCCGGGCCGGCGACCGCGCGCTGGTCGATCTGATGGAGATCCGGCGCATCGGCTGGACCGTCCGCGCCACGGCCGGCGACGCCGCCAGTGCGCTCGCCCGGGCCCTGGCCGCACAAAGCCCGCTGACGCGGCCGGAGGCGACCGCCATCCACGTTCGACGCGGACAGGCGGAGGCGCTGTTCCAGCAGATCGACCATGCCGTTCGCCAGCTGCCGGACGGCACGGAGCTCACTGCCGCCCTGGCGGCGGCCCGATCGACCTATTTCGGCGGCACGTTCGGCGAGATGGTGCCACCCCTGCTGGAGGCGATCACCGGCCGGTACGCGACGACCGTGACCAGTGAAGGCTACACCCAGGTGGTGGTGCCGGCCCTCGACACGCTGCAGGCCATCCCGAGCCGGGCGGTGATGCAACTCGCCCGGCTCGCCGAGGCGGCGGAGGCGGAAGCGATGCGCGCCTTCGCGGTCAACGCGTCCCTGCTGGCGGGGATCGTCCTCATGACCGGGCTGGGCGCCGTGGTGGTCGTGCGGGGCGTCACCCGGCCCCTCGACCGGATGACCGCCACGATCAACCGCCTGGCGGACGGCGACGCCGCCGTCACGGTTCCGGATCTCGGCCGCCGCGACGAGATCGGGGCCGTCGCCCGGGGCGTCGAGGTCTTTCGCCACAACCTCATCCGCAGCCGGGCCCTGGAGGCCGAGACCGCCGAGGCCCGCGCCGATGCCGAGACGCAGCGGCGGGCGACGATGCGGGCGATGGCCGAGGATTTCGAGGCGGCCGTGGGCGGCGTCGTGACCCTGGTGACGGGCGCGGCGACGGAGCTGCAGGCGACGGCCCGGTCCATGTCCGGCACCGCCGGCGCGACGGCGACCCGCTCGCTCGCGGTCGCGACGGCCGCCGAGGAGGCGGCGTGCAACGTCGGCACCGTGGCGGTCGCCGCCGAGGAGCTCGGCCAGTCGGTGCAGGAGATCGGCCGGCAGGTCCGGGGCGCGGCCGGCCTCGCCCGCGCCGCGGTGGGCGAGGTGGAGCGGACCACCGTCCTGGTCCGGGATCTGAGCGCGGCCAACGCGCGCATCGGCGACGTGGTCGGGCTGATCTCCTCGATCGCCGGCCAGACCAACCTGCTCGCGCTCAACGCCACCATCGAGGCGGCGCGGGCCGGCGAGGCCGGCCGCGGCTTCTCGGTGGTCGCCGCCGAGGTCAAGGCCCTGGCCAGCCAGACGGCGCGGGCCACGGAAGAGATCACCCAGCAGATCGGCCGGATCCAGGCCTCCACCGACCAGGCGGTGTCCGCCATCGCGGCGATCGCCGGGCGCATCGAGGAGATCGACGCGGTGGCGGTCGCCCTGACCGGCGCCGTGGAGCAGCAGGGCGCGGCGACGCAGGAAATCGTGCGCAACGTCGCCCAGGCCGCCGGCGGCACCGGCGAGGTGACGACGAACATCGCCGGCGTGGCCGGCGCCGCGGAGCAGACGGGAGAGGCCGCGACCCGCGTCCTCGCCTCGGCCTCGGCGCTGCAGCAGGAGGCGGCGCGCCTCGGCGCCGAGGTCGAGCATTTCCTCGGCACCGTGCGGGCCGCCTGAGGCCCGGCCGCCGGGCGGCAGGAGGTCAGGGCGCTGCGGTCAATGCGCTTCGGTCAACGCACGCTCTCAATGCGCCTCCTGCCAGTTCGTCGCCGCCTTGGCCTCGACGGCGAGCGGCACCCGCAAGGACACCGCCGGGTGGGGCGCCTCCTCCATCACCCGGGCGATGATCGGCAGCGCCCGCTCGACCTCGTCGTCGGGTGCCTCGAAGACCAGCTCGTCGTGGACCTGGAGCAGCATCCGGGTCGTGAGGCCGGCCTCCGACAGCGCGCCTTCCATCCGGGCCATCGCCCGGCGGATGATGTCGGCGGCCGTGCCCTGGATCGGCGCGTTGATCGCCTGGCGCTCGACCGAGGCGCGCTCCTGCGGGTTGTTGGAGCGGATCTGCGGGTAGTGGCAGACCCGGCCGAACAGGGTCGTGACGTAGCCCTTGTCGCGGCAGATCTTCTTGGTGTCGTCGATATAGGCGCGGATGCCGGGGAAGCGCTCGAAATACTGCTTGATGAAGGCCGAGGCCTCGCCCTGCGGGATGCCGAGCCGGTCGGCGAGACCGAAGGCCGAGATGCCGTAGATGATGCCGAAATTGATCGTCTTGGCCTTGCGGCGCAGGTCCGAGGTCATCTGGTCGAGGGGCACGCCGAACATCGCCGAGGCGGTGGCGGCGTGGATGTCGATGCCGTCCTCGAAGGCCTGGCGCAGCTGCGGGATGTCGGCGATGTGAGCGAGCAGCCGCAGCTCGATCTGGCTGTAATCGGCCGAGATCAGCTTGTGGCCGGCATCGGCCACGAAGGCCTGGCGGATCCGCCGCCCCTCCTCGGTGCGGACCGGGATGTTCTGCAGGTTCGGGTCCGACGACGACAGCCGCCCCGTCGTCGTCGCGGCGAGCGCGAACGAGGTATGGACGCGGTCGGTGCCGCGGTCGGCATGCTCCTGCAGGCTGTCGGTGTAGGTCGATTTCAGCTTCGAGAGCTGGCGCCATTCGAGGATCCGGCGCGGCAGGTCGTGGCCCTGGCCGGCGAGTTCCTCCAGCAGCGTCGCGGGCGTCGCCCACTGGCCGGACGGCGTCTTCTTGGCGCCGGGCAGGCCCATCTTGCCGAACAGGATGTCGCCGATCTGCTTGGGCGACGAGACGGAGAACTTCTCCCCCGCCATCTCCTGGATCTCGTCCTCGAGCCGTGCCAGCGACTGGGCGAAATCGCCCGAGAGCCGGCTCAGCATCCCGCGGTCGACCTTGATGCCCTCCCGCTCCATGCGGGCGAGCACCGGCACCAGCGGCCGCTCCAGGGTCTCGTACACGGAGGCGCGGCGCTCGGCGGCGAGCCGCGGCTTCATCAGCCGCCACAGCCGGAGCGTCACGTCGGCGTCCTCCGCCGCGTAGGCGGTCGCCTTGTCGAGGGCGACGCGGTCGAAGGTGACCTTCTGGCGCCCGGTCCCGGCGACATCCGCGAAGGTGATCGGCTGATGGCCGAGATGGCGGCGGGCGAGCTCGTCCATGCCGTGCGAGCCCTTGCCGGCATCGAGCACGTAGGAGATCAGCATCGTGTCGTCGAACGGCCGGACCTCGATCCCGTGGCGGGCGAGCACCAGCCAGTCGTACTTGATGTTCTGGCCGACCTTCAGCACCGCTGGGTTTTCCAGCAGCGGCTTCAGGCGCGACTGCACCGCCTCCCACGACAGCTGCCCCGGCAGCAGGCCGCCGCCGAACAGGTCCTCGCCGCCGCGGTGGCTGAGGGGGATGTAGCAGGCGCGGCCCGGCGCGGTGGCGAGCGAGACGCCGACGAGGTCGGCCGTGTTGGCGTCGAGCGCGGTCGTCTCGGTATCGACCGCGACGACCCCGGCCTCGATGGCCTCGGCGATCCAGGCATCCAGGCTCTCGACCGTGGTGACGGTCTCGTAGGCCGCCGTGTCGAAGGGCTTGACCGCTTCCGCGGCGCGCGCCGCCACCAGCGTCGTCGGCGTCGCCTCGGCGGGCGCCCTCGGCTTCGGGGGGGCGTCCGGCAGGTCGAGATCGGCGAAGGGGTCGACCTCGGCCGCGGCTGAAGCGGGCGCGCCATCCGGCGCGTCGCCGAAGAACGGCGTCACGTCGCTGCCGCCCTTCTCGTTGGTGAAGCCGGTATCGGCGCCCTCCGGCAGCAGGGCGGGATCGGGGCGCACCGCTTCCGGGTCGACGTGGAGCATCTGGGCGATGCGGCGCGTCAGGGTGTTGAACTCCATCGCCTTCAGGAAGCCGACCAGGCGCTCGGGGTCGGGCTTCGGCAGGGCGAGGTCGTCGAGGGGCACCGGCACCGGCACCGCTTCGTCGAGGGCGACGAGGCGGCGCGACAGCCGGGCCTGGTCGATGTTGGCGAGAAGCGTCTCGCGGCGCTTGGGCTGCTTGATCGTCGCGGCCTTCTCCAGCAGCGCCTCCAGGCTGCCGAACTCCTTGATGAGGGCCGCGGCGGTCTTGAGGCCGATGCCCGGCACGCCCGGCACGTTGTCGGAGGTGTCGCCGATGAGCGCCAGCGCGTCGCCGATCTGCTCCGGCCCCAGGCCCTCCCAGCGCTCCAGGATGGCGGCGCGGTCGAGGTTGCGCTCGGGCCGGTAGCCCGGCTTGCCCTTCTGGCCCGACTCGAAGTCGTAGAACCGCACGAGGTCGCCGACGAGCTGCATCAGGTCCTTGTCGGACGAGACGATGATGACACCCGCCCCCCGGCCTTCCGCTTGGCGGGAATAGGTCGCGATCAGGTCGTCGGCCTCGTAGCGCTGCAATTCGATCGGGTGCAGGCCGAAGGCGCGGACCGCGTCGCGCATCAGCGGCATCTGGCGCTTGAGGTCGTCGGGCGCGTCGGGC
The sequence above is drawn from the Methylobacterium terrae genome and encodes:
- the polA gene encoding DNA polymerase I; amino-acid sequence: MSTETAPETKPVGPGDQVLLVDGSSFIFRAYFQSINQPERYNFRPSDGLPTGAVRLFCAKLAQFVQEGAAGVVPTHLGIVFDKSEGSFRKEIFPDYKGHRPDAPDDLKRQMPLMRDAVRAFGLHPIELQRYEADDLIATYSRQAEGRGAGVIIVSSDKDLMQLVGDLVRFYDFESGQKGKPGYRPERNLDRAAILERWEGLGPEQIGDALALIGDTSDNVPGVPGIGLKTAAALIKEFGSLEALLEKAATIKQPKRRETLLANIDQARLSRRLVALDEAVPVPVPLDDLALPKPDPERLVGFLKAMEFNTLTRRIAQMLHVDPEAVRPDPALLPEGADTGFTNEKGGSDVTPFFGDAPDGAPASAAAEVDPFADLDLPDAPPKPRAPAEATPTTLVAARAAEAVKPFDTAAYETVTTVESLDAWIAEAIEAGVVAVDTETTALDANTADLVGVSLATAPGRACYIPLSHRGGEDLFGGGLLPGQLSWEAVQSRLKPLLENPAVLKVGQNIKYDWLVLARHGIEVRPFDDTMLISYVLDAGKGSHGMDELARRHLGHQPITFADVAGTGRQKVTFDRVALDKATAYAAEDADVTLRLWRLMKPRLAAERRASVYETLERPLVPVLARMEREGIKVDRGMLSRLSGDFAQSLARLEDEIQEMAGEKFSVSSPKQIGDILFGKMGLPGAKKTPSGQWATPATLLEELAGQGHDLPRRILEWRQLSKLKSTYTDSLQEHADRGTDRVHTSFALAATTTGRLSSSDPNLQNIPVRTEEGRRIRQAFVADAGHKLISADYSQIELRLLAHIADIPQLRQAFEDGIDIHAATASAMFGVPLDQMTSDLRRKAKTINFGIIYGISAFGLADRLGIPQGEASAFIKQYFERFPGIRAYIDDTKKICRDKGYVTTLFGRVCHYPQIRSNNPQERASVERQAINAPIQGTAADIIRRAMARMEGALSEAGLTTRMLLQVHDELVFEAPDDEVERALPIIARVMEEAPHPAVSLRVPLAVEAKAATNWQEAH